TGCTGAGAGCCGGAAAAACCGGCTCTCAGCTCGGGTCGAGCGGCGTGCCAGGGAGAAGGGAGAGCCGAGAGGAGGAAAAAGCGGCTAACAGCGCCGCCGGAGGGCCTCACCGAGTGCTGAGAGCCGGAAAAACCGGCTCTCAGCTCGGGTCGAGCGGCGTGCCAGGGAGAAGGGAGAGCCGAGAGGCGGAAAAAGCGGCTAACAGCGCCGCCGGAGGGCCTCGCCAAGTGCTGAGAGCCTGAAAAACCGGCTCTCAGCCCGGGTCGTGCGGCGTGCCAGGGTGAAGAGAGTGCCGAGAGCCGGAAAAACCGGCTCTCAGCGCCGCCGGAGGGCCTCGCCAAGTGTTGAGAGCCGGAAAAACCGGCTCTCAGCCCGGGTCGAGCGGCGTGCCGGGGAGAAGGGAGAGCCGAGAGGCGGAAAAAGCGGCTCTCAGCGTCGCCGGCGGACCCCAACGAGTGACGAGAGCCTGAAAAACCGGCTCTCAGCCCGGGTCAGGCGGCGTGCCGGGGAGAAGGGAGAGCCGAGAGGCGGAAAAACCAGCTTACGGCCCCGCCGGAGGGCCTCGCCAAGTGCTGAGAGCCTGAAAAACCGGGTCTCAGCCCGGGTCGAGCGGCGTGCCGGGGGAGAAGAGAGAGCCGAGAGGGGGAAAAACCGGCTCTCAGCGCCGCCGGAGGGCCTCGCCGAGTGCTGAGAGCCGGAAAAAGCGGCTCTCAGCCCGGGTCGAGCGGCGTGCCGGGGAGAAGAGAGTGCCGAGAGGAGGAAAAAGCGGCTAACAGCGCCGCCGGAGGGCCTCGCCAAGTGCCGAGAGCCTGAAAAACCGGCTCTCAGCCCGGGTCGGGCGGCGTGCCGGGGAGAAGAGAGAGCCGAGAGGCGGAAAAACCGGCTTACGGGGCGTTATCGACGGCGTACAAAAGGTGGCGGAGGCTGTTTTGCAAAACTCGCTGTGTCCAATATGCCGTTCCTGCCGTACCGCCTTCGACATGACCAATGTCATGTGCCAATCACTTGCGCCGTTCGAGGATTTGCTTGATTTTGTGCAAATCCTTGTTGTTCGCCTTTTTCATCATAAACGACATGAGCGGCTTAAAGATGATGGAAAACCCGGCCGGGGTACCGCAATTCCGCAGCGTCATCCGCGTGGAGTCTCCGCTGACGGACTGCCACGTATAAGTCGTTTCCATCGGAAAAGGTCCGTGCGCCGTGCTCATCACCAGGAGTTTTCCCGGCACGTATTCCTCAATCCGGTAAACGTACGAGAGTTGCTTTCCGAGAAACCGCGCTTTAAACGCAATTTCGGAGCCGACGGCCAAAGGTTTGGGGGTCAGCCATTCGGCCGATTCGATATTTTCGTACCATTCCGGAGCGTTGTCCGGGTTAGCTGCATAAGTCGCGACCGTTTCCCGGGGACATTTTATTGTAATTTCCGTCAAAACATCAACCAACCCGGTAATCCTCCTCATAAACAGCAAGTATCATTATGCGCCCAGTGGGCGACATTCCAATCCTTGCCCAAAGGAGAACACCCTATTACAAAGGAGTTAGAGTTCAATTCCGAAATATTTGCGCAGCGCCTCGCGATAATCCTCTTCCGTCTCCGGCACGAATGCATTTACGCCGTCCGCGGTGAAAATCCGGAATTCCTTGCCGGCGATCGTGTTGCGCCCGTCCTTTGTCCGTATAGCCGCCATCGTTTGGTTCAAAAAAATCGACTCCGGAGCGTTTTCGCACCAAAAACTCGCCATCACATAATCTTTGGGCAGCTGCGGCTCCTCCGAAAAGGAGATCAGCCTGCTCCATTCGCCGTGCCTGCGCTCCATCAGCATCCAGCCGAAATCGGCGTCCCGATCGAGCCGGTACATTTCGTCTCCCTGCGGCTGCTCCAGACCTTCGATGAGCTCCAGCGGCCGGCGCGGCACGATCCCGCCCACCCCCACGTCGCACAAATAGGAGCGGTCCTGAACGCGGACCTTGAGCACGTGATGACGCCGCTTCGGCGGCGGATTCGGCTCATCACGCCAAAACCGGGCGAACCAATCCGTCACCTCGAAGCCAAGCTGCCGCAGCAGCCAGCCGAACAGCGCATTCAGCTCAAAGCAGTAGCCTCCTCTCCGGCGGACGACAATCTTATCCAGCAAAGCGGGAATTTCCAGCGACAGCGGGATGCGCCGCACAATATCGAGGTTTTCGTAAGGAACGGCATGCAGATGCCGTTCCTGCAGTTCAGCCAGTGTTTCCGCATTCGCTTCGAGCGGTCCGTCGTACCCGATTCGCTCCAAATACGCGCGAACCTTGGGCTCTATGTTGACGCCGGGATTGCTCATGAATCCGATCCCCTCCCCGTTTTTTTATAATTTCATCATATAACATGAAACCTGTCTCTTCCAGGCTGTAACCATTTTTTCAGGTCAGCTTGAAATATTTTAAAGCGACATCAAGACTTTCTTGGTGTAATTTAGCAAACTATGAAACTTTTAACCATTCCGGGACGTCTATTTTAAAGATTACGACAGACGATATGGATGGTGGAGGGATATTCCGGAAATGAAGGCAATCATCAGAAAAATCGCCGCGCTGCCGCTGCTTCTGGCCCTGATCGGCAGCTTGTGGGGAGGATTTGCGGCGCGGGAGGCGTTCGCTGCGGACCCGGCCGGGGTGGAGCTGCAAATCCAGGCGGGGTTTGACGGCAAAATTAGAGACAATCGCTGGTTTCCGGTGAAATTTACGATCACCAGCCCGATGGAGGATATGAGCGGCGATCTCGTCCTGCAGATGGTCAATCCGACCGGCGGCAAAGATGTGACTTACGTAAAGCACGTCGATTTGCCGAAGATGACCGCCAAAACGGTATGGATGACGCTGCCGGGGACCGGCATGCAGCTGGGCAGCAACAACAACGTGGTCAAGCTGTACAAAGGTTCGGTCGACAAAGGGGCCGAGGTGCCGATCGTCAAAGGCAAAGCTTATATCGAGACGTACCTGACGCAGTCGACGACCGTTGGGGTTTTGGCCCGCGACCCGGATACGCTTAATTTTTTGACATTGTTAAATTCGCGCAATTATGACGTGAGCGTCGTATATCTGAATATGGCGGATATGCCGGCGGAATCGATGATGCTGGACGGCCTCGACGCGATCGCTTTGAACGATGTGGCGTCCGATCAGCTCAAGGAAGAGCAGGTCAAAGCGATATCCGGCTGGATCGACCGCGGCGGCACCCTCATTTTGGCAGGGGGAGCGGGGTATGCGAAAACGGCGAAGGCATTCGAAGCGATAGCTCCCGCCGCCTATAAAGATACGGTGCAGGTAAACGGGCTGTCGTCCCTGGAAAAATTAGCTGGCAAGGAGCTTCCGCTGGCTTCGCCTTTTACGGTATCCCGGGCCGATGTCAAAGCGGGAAGCGTAGTTGCGCAGGAAGGGCAAATTCCACTATTCGTCAAGAAACCGCAGGAAAAAGGCGCCGTCTGGTACGTCGCCTACGATTTGTCGCTTCAGCCTCTGGCTTCCTGGCCCGGCAATCCGATGCTGTGGGAGAAGGTGCTGCAAAACCATTTGGCGATGAGCAACACGAAAATGGCCCGGCAAGTATACCCGCTTATGCAGCAATTTTGGGAAGTGCAAAATGCGCTGGACCTGTTCCCGTCGCTGAATCCGCCGTCCTTTTACATGCTGCTTTCGCTGTTTATCGCGTACGTGGTGGTGGTGGCCCCGGTGCTGTACTTGATTCTGAAAAAACTCGACAAACGGGAGTGGGCGTGGGTCATCATACCGGCCCTCTCGCTTGTTTCGAGTTTCGGCATCTTTATGATCGGGGCGTCGGACAGAAGTTCCGTGCTGACGCATACGCTGAACACGATGGAGCTGAGCGGCAGCGGCCAAGGCAAGCGGACGACGGCGACGGCGGTGTTTGTGCCGAGCGGGGGGAAATATGAGATCGAGCTGCCGAAATCGGCGCATGCGCTCGCTTTCAACAACAGCCGCGGTCCGGGCGGGAACGGCAATCTGGCGGGAGCCACCGACCAATACGTATACATGGACGAAGGCAAAACAAGGCTGCAGTGGACCGATGTGCCGTATTGGTCGGTGCGCAAGGCGCTGCTGCAAGAGGATTCCAGCGAGCCGCTCGGCAAGTTCGAGGTGAAGGCCGGAGTCGATGCGGGAACGGTCAAGGGCGAGTTGAAAAATGCGACGAAATCCGATTTGACGGATGTCGTGCTTTTTGCGAACCGGCAGCTGTACAGGATCGGCGATCTAAAAGCAGGCGAAACGAAGCCGCTCGGAGCGCCCTCGACAGGTGCGGGGATCGGATACTCGGATATTGGCCAGCTGCTGTATCCATATCAGGGAGGCAGAAACGGGGACGACCGCAACCGGGAACGGCAGATGATCAACATGTACGCCAATCGGAATAATTTTAACGGAGTCAATTTAAGCGGCAAAACATGGCTGATCGGCTGGAGCAAGGACGAACAGTTCGCCTACAAGGTGAACGGAAAAGAGGCAAAATCGGACCAGCTCAACATGTGGGTGCAGGAAGTGCAGCTCGATGTCGTGCAGGGGGATAACATCTTGATCCCGTACGGTTATATCGCCCCGGCCGTCGTGCAAAGCAACGTGCAGCACATGGGAACCGATCCGATGGGTCAAGTATACGTCGGTCAAGGAGATTTTACGTTCGAATACCGGCTTCCGGATATCGAGGGGGCATCGTATCACACGCTGCGCATGCAAAGCACCGGAGGTTTGCCGGCGTTTTTGAAGCTGGAAATTTGGAACGTGGGCAAAAACGGCTGGGAAACGCTCGATCTGCGGCAAACCGCCGAATTTAAAGACAATGTGAACCAATACCTCGCTGACGGCACGGCGATCCGGGTGAAAGCGACGACGACGCAGGATTTCGGATTCCGCTACCCGGATATCGCTTTGGAAGGAAAGGTGAAACAATGACGACGACACTTGCAGAAAACGGCCCGGAGCAGCAAGCCGCCGCTTCGGTTCCGATGGTGGAAATAACCGACCTGCGCAAAACGTACGGCAGATTCGTCGCGCTCAAATCGATGAGCATGACGATCGCCAAAGGCACCGTGTTCGGCTTCGTCGGGCCGAACGGCGCCGGCAAGTCGACGACGATGTCGATCCTCGCCACACTGCTTGCTCCAACTTCGGGCAGCGCCAAGGTAGGAGGCTATGAGGTTACGGAGCATCCGAAGGAAGTGCGCAGGCTGATCGGCTATATGCCGGATTTCTTCGGCGTGTACGACCAGTTCAAGGCGACGGAGTACCTGCACTTTTATGGAGCCAGCTACGGTATTCCGCGGGCGGAGCGGGAAAAAATGATCCCTCAGCTGCTCGAGCTCGTCAACTTGACGGACAAGGCGGATTTTTACGTAGACTCGTTGTCACGGGGTATGAAGCAGCGGCTTTGTCTCGCTCGCTGTCTCGTGCACGATCCGGAGCTGCTCATCCTGGATGAGCCGGCATCCGGGCTCGATCCGCGGGCGCGCATCGAGATGCGGGAGATTTTGAAGGAGCTCAAATCAATGGGCAAAACGATTTTGATCTCCTCGCATATTTTGCCCGAGCTGGCGGAAATGGTCGATGAAATCGGCGTCATCGAGCACGGCGAGCTGATCGCCAAAGGCAAGGTGCAGGATATTCAAAACCGGATGCGGGTGAACCGGGTGCTGCACATTCGTCTCTTGGACGGGGAAAAGGAAGCGGCCGCCTTTTTGCAGGGACAGCCCGACGTGACGATGGTGCTTGAGGACGAGCAGGGCGTACACGTGCATTTCAGCGGGCAGGACGAAGCCCAGGCGGAGCTGCTCCAGGCGCTGATCGCGCGCGGTTTCCGGATCGTTTCGTTCAGCGAAGCGCAGACGAATCTCGAGGACGTATTCCTCGAAATCACGAAGGGAGGCGAGCAGCCGTGACGGGCAAAATGACATGGCGGCAAAAGTTGATCAATCCGGTGCTGGACAAGGAAATCCGGCTGCGGATGAGAACGGTACGTTCGGCGTGGGCGCTAATGTTTTATTTGCTGACGATCGGACTGCTTGCGCTCGGCTTCATTTATTTGTACGTCGGCGAGTTTCGCGGCGGCGGCGGCGGGTTCAATCCGAACCAAAGCCGCGAATTGTTTTACTTCCTGAGCGTCGCACAGCTCGTGCTGATCGCCTTCATGACGCCGGGCCTTACGGCGGCGATCGTCAGCGGGGAGCGGGAGAAGCAGACGCTGAGCATGCTGCTGACGACGCAGATGAGCTCGACGACGATCATCGTCAGCAAGCTTGTTTCCTCGCTCGGCTTTATGCTGCTGGTTATTTTGGCGACGCTGCCGGTGTACAGCATCGTGTTTTTGTTCGGGGGCATTTCGCCCGGGCAGCTTGTGCTTGTGTTTTTGTTTTATATTTTTGTGATGATCGTGCTCGGCGCGTTCGGAGTGATGTTTTCCACGTTGTTTAAACGAACGATGGTGTCGGTTATCGTCACATACGGCTTCACGTTGTCCGTCTTTGCGGCAACCGGGCTGCTGTTTATTTTTCTGCAAGGAGTCGTGAACCGTTACTATGCGGGCGCTGGCGCGGCGAATACGTACTCGTGGGTCGGTTATGTGCTCGGTCTTAATCCGGTGGCGGCGCTGCTGAGTATCTTCGAGCCGGACATATCCCGTACGGCGTTCCGCACATGGTCGCCGAGCAGTGGTAACCCGGCTCCGCCGCTCGAACTGTGGCAGGAGTTTATTCCGGTATATGCGGTGCTGACCGTGGCGGCGCTGCTTGTGAGCATTCGGTATATCCGGCCGGTGCTGAAGAAGCGGCGCTAGCGGGGGCTATGAGCGGCGGCATAATGTAGCGGGGAGTGGCTGACGCTCCTCTCTATGCATTTTGTGGACCTCAAATCCGTAATGTGGGCGAAAAGACGTTGTTTGTATTTTGGGCGGACACAGGAGCCGCTATTTATCGAATGAACGCCGCGCGTGCGCTCGTTTTCCGAGATAACGACACTTGTGTCCACGGACCTGTCCCGAACGATTCATTATGGCCAAATAGCGGATGCACGGTCCGGATGCTGCGCAAACACGCGAGCTGCCAGATATCGCAATCGCACTATTCTGTCTCGGAAGAGGCCGGGACATCGCTGAAACATACGTTGAGAAAGAAAGCTGGTCTACTAAAAACCGTGAGGAGGCGAACCCGATGGAAGGACGGCGATTGCTGGAGCTGCTTGCGCCTGTGCGCCGGCGCATGCAGTGGCTGCGCGTCGGAGAGACCGCGCTGCTTGGCGGAGTCTGCGGCGCAGGCGCCGGTCTGCTGCTTGCGCTCGCGGCGCGGCTGCTGCCGGTAGCGGCTTACCGGCCGACGGCGGCAGCGCTTGTAGCTGCCGGGGGCATGCTGGGCGCCGCCTACGCGCTGCTGATTCGCCGGGTTACGCCGGAGGAGGCCGCAAGGCGGATGGATGCGTCCGGGGAGGACGATGCGATCCGCACGGCGCTGCAGTATGTGCGGGAGGATGCGCCGATCGCCGTCATCCAGCGGGAGGACGCGGTTCGGCGGGCCGAGGAATACGTAGCCCGCATGCCGAAGGCGGAATGGAGCCCGGCGCTGCGGCGAAATTCGTGGCTGCTCGGAACAGGCGTACTTGCGCTTGCTCTCGTGCTTGCGCTGCCGAGCCCGATGGATGCGGTTGTGGCAAAACGCCAGGAGGAAGCGAAATGGGTGGAAGAGCAGAAGCAGCAGGTTGAGCAGCTGCAGGCAAAGCTCGCCGCGGAGAAGCTGCCTCCCGAAGCGAAAAAGCCGATGGAGCAAACACTTCAGGAGCTGGAGGAAGGTCTGAACAAAAGCAAGGACGCAGCCAAAGCGCTGGACGAAATGGAGAAAGCGATGAAGGAGCTGGCCGGGCAGGAGCAAACTTTGGAAAAGCAGCAGGCCAGAGCCGAACGGTTCGCCGAGCAGATGAAACAGCAGCCGATGCTGAAGCAGCTCGGCGAAAGCCTGCGGCAGCTGGACGCCGAAGCGATGCGGCAATCGTTCGAAGATTTGCGCCGGCAGGTGCTGAAGCTGACCCCGGAGCAGAAGGAGGCGCTGGCGAAGGCGCTTGAGAAGCTGGCGGCGGGCGCCGCGAACCCGGATGCGGCGACGGAGCGGAAGCTGCGCGAAGCGATGGAAAAGGCGGCAGCCGAGCTGAAGGCGCAGGCGAAAGCGGAAAACGGCGGCGCCGAGGCCGATCCGAAAGCGCTCGAGGAGCAGCTGAAGGAGCTCGATAAGCAGCTCGCCGAGGCGGTCAAGCAGCTGCAGCAAAACGCCGCGCAGCTGGCGGCTGCGGCGCTGCAGGCGGCGCAGGTCGCGCAGCTCGGCATGCCGATGGCCGGCCGCCTGGCGTCGCAGGGTGCGGCGCTGTCCGCGGCGTGGACGCCGGGAGGCCTCGCCGACTCGCTGTCGGCGGCGGACGGCGCTGACGGCGCAAGCGACGGGCTCGCGAGTGCGAGCTCAGCCGGCTCCGCGGCGGGAGCCGGTGCAACCGGCGCCGCAGGCCAAGGAGCCGGTGCAGGTGCGGGCGGGGTCGGGCAAGGCGCTGGAGCGGGCGCCGGAGCCGGCTCCGGTTCCGGTACCGGGCAGGGCGGCGGCACCGGCGGACTGCAGGGCGGCTTCGGCAACGGGGCGCGCAATCTGGTGACGACGCCCCGCGGCATGGAAGGCTTCGGCAACGTGCAGAAAGACGGCGGTCCGACCAAAGGCGGCGGAGACGTGCAGAAGGGCGGACCGTCGCCTACGATCGACGGAGCGACGCGGCCTTACGAGGAAGTATACTCCGAGTATGCCACCGAGGCGAAAAGCGCACTGGATCGCCATCCGTTGCCGCAAAGCATGCAAAATCTCGTGCGCGACTATTTTACGGAAATTCAGCCGAACCGCTAGAACCGGCGAACCGGTTGGAAAGGTTTGTAAAACTCTTACTTCCGTTGGTCCGCGATTGTCCCGCTTGCTTGAGGGGGCGACCGCTCGCTCTGCAGCACCGATGGACTCGGTGAAGATAAACCAGTCGGAATAACAGGAGTTTCTCGTTTTTTCGTTGGTTCTTGTGTTGGTATAGCGGAACTGACGTTCGTTATCCTCTGGTGAATGGGCACATCGAAAAAATAGAGGAAGTGTGATGCGCTAAATCGGTAGAAATCGCTTATGGAACGGCAAAAACTTGCAAATAACGAACTGCAGTTCCTTTAATCTCGGCGAACCACCCAAAATGGCCGTTTTAGCGCACTGTAGTTCCTTTATGAATCCGGGGGACAAGAGAGACGGGCTGTTATGCACAGTGCCTAAAAAGCTTGGGCAGCGGCTGGGAGAGAATCCGATGAGGCGGACGGGGGGTGACCGGCCGCCGCGCAGCGCCGAAACGCGCGTCTAGAATTCGCGAGCGTTGGAAAATTTTGAGGTGCGAGCCCGCGTAAGGTTCGACCGGCCGCCGCGCAGCGCCGAAACGCGCGTCTCGGATTCGCACGCGTTGGAAAATTTCGAGGTGCTTCGTCGAAGCGGCGCTTTTTTCGAACGACTATGGAGGAGGACCTTTCATGATACAAACGAAGGAGCAGGTGCAGGGTTGGCGCGAGACGATCGCGGCGGTGAAGGAGCAAATCGGCCGCGTGATCGTAGGGCAGCAGGAGGTCGTAGAGCAGATGCTGTGGTGCATTTTTGCCGGCGGCCACGCGCTGTTGGAAGGGATCCCCGGTCTCGGCAAAACGATGCTCGTGCGCACGGTGGCCGATGCGCTCGACATGAGCTTCTCGCGCATCCAGTTTACCCCCGATTTGATGCCGGCCGACATTACGGGGACGAATGTCATTCAGTTCGGCGTAAAAGGAGACACGTCTTACCGGTTTCAGCCCGGACCGATTTTCGGCAACCTTGTGCTGGCCGACGAGATCAACCGCGCGACGCCGAAAACGCAAAGCGCCTTGCTGGAGGCGATGCAGGAAAAAACCGTGACGATCGGCAGCGAGACGCACCGTCTGCCGAAGCCGTTTTTCGTTTTGGCGACGCAAAACCCGCTGGAAAACGAAGGCACGTACCCGCTGCCGGAAGCCCAGCTTGACCGCTTTTTGCTCAAAATCAACGTCGCCTATCCGACGCGGGACGAATTGAAGGAAATCGTCCGGCGCACCACCTCCGCACATACGGCGACGGCGGATAAAACCGCCGATGCGGACACGTTGTCAACGATTCAGGAGGGGGCGAGGCACCTGCTCGTAGCCGACGATGTTCTCGACTATGCCGTACAGCTGGTCATGATGACGCATCCGGC
The window above is part of the Paenibacillus hamazuiensis genome. Proteins encoded here:
- a CDS encoding AAA family ATPase, which produces MIQTKEQVQGWRETIAAVKEQIGRVIVGQQEVVEQMLWCIFAGGHALLEGIPGLGKTMLVRTVADALDMSFSRIQFTPDLMPADITGTNVIQFGVKGDTSYRFQPGPIFGNLVLADEINRATPKTQSALLEAMQEKTVTIGSETHRLPKPFFVLATQNPLENEGTYPLPEAQLDRFLLKINVAYPTRDELKEIVRRTTSAHTATADKTADADTLSTIQEGARHLLVADDVLDYAVQLVMMTHPAEAGVPDSVKKYVRFGSGPRGLQTIVSVAKVRALTEGRVHVAKSDIAKVALPALRHRIFLNFEGQAMGVATDAIVEEIIAGLEKRA
- a CDS encoding SRPBCC family protein, coding for MVDVLTEITIKCPRETVATYAANPDNAPEWYENIESAEWLTPKPLAVGSEIAFKARFLGKQLSYVYRIEEYVPGKLLVMSTAHGPFPMETTYTWQSVSGDSTRMTLRNCGTPAGFSIIFKPLMSFMMKKANNKDLHKIKQILERRK
- a CDS encoding arylamine N-acetyltransferase family protein — its product is MSNPGVNIEPKVRAYLERIGYDGPLEANAETLAELQERHLHAVPYENLDIVRRIPLSLEIPALLDKIVVRRRGGYCFELNALFGWLLRQLGFEVTDWFARFWRDEPNPPPKRRHHVLKVRVQDRSYLCDVGVGGIVPRRPLELIEGLEQPQGDEMYRLDRDADFGWMLMERRHGEWSRLISFSEEPQLPKDYVMASFWCENAPESIFLNQTMAAIRTKDGRNTIAGKEFRIFTADGVNAFVPETEEDYREALRKYFGIEL
- a CDS encoding ABC transporter ATP-binding protein, with protein sequence MVEITDLRKTYGRFVALKSMSMTIAKGTVFGFVGPNGAGKSTTMSILATLLAPTSGSAKVGGYEVTEHPKEVRRLIGYMPDFFGVYDQFKATEYLHFYGASYGIPRAEREKMIPQLLELVNLTDKADFYVDSLSRGMKQRLCLARCLVHDPELLILDEPASGLDPRARIEMREILKELKSMGKTILISSHILPELAEMVDEIGVIEHGELIAKGKVQDIQNRMRVNRVLHIRLLDGEKEAAAFLQGQPDVTMVLEDEQGVHVHFSGQDEAQAELLQALIARGFRIVSFSEAQTNLEDVFLEITKGGEQP
- a CDS encoding ABC transporter permease translates to MTGKMTWRQKLINPVLDKEIRLRMRTVRSAWALMFYLLTIGLLALGFIYLYVGEFRGGGGGFNPNQSRELFYFLSVAQLVLIAFMTPGLTAAIVSGEREKQTLSMLLTTQMSSTTIIVSKLVSSLGFMLLVILATLPVYSIVFLFGGISPGQLVLVFLFYIFVMIVLGAFGVMFSTLFKRTMVSVIVTYGFTLSVFAATGLLFIFLQGVVNRYYAGAGAANTYSWVGYVLGLNPVAALLSIFEPDISRTAFRTWSPSSGNPAPPLELWQEFIPVYAVLTVAALLVSIRYIRPVLKKRR